In the Chroococcidiopsis sp. SAG 2025 genome, one interval contains:
- a CDS encoding ABC transporter substrate-binding protein, translating into MIGTVLIYLIAGLRFQHLIAGLRFQPSTTQFKCPDGNEYCFSWGERFLISEDSLEEATRKESCRNNFNLKENGTKSYGKDTPAAEDQFRQYIDGQKCPNDPEAHIYLNNAKAQRSKKHPIEIAVSVPISRSNSKGVSEAQETLRGIALAQYKVNDEENGIDERKLIVGIADDGFNNAQEVAKFLVGRPPILGVIGHSTSTATEAAGPIYQEKKVVAISPSSTAVNSDQSNDNHFTSNDYLFRTASNDSIAVKQLVKYISNHTKIKKIAIVHDNDIYSESYKKIFEKQFKFLGNGYEVINESGKRSDKDCNLSDDHFDDDYCLEKVGKQAEALLLAPSSPRAKNRLVLSILRKATLPLFGADSMYNLEVAKALNDANKRIIVAVPWHRNNPWFPLQQKADQYFGQHAINWNTAMAYDATLTLAEGLRGASKICSNWINSFNNVDDCLRSELKNVLSKPDFIVDESTVEGGIIQFDNSGDRCAEETDESAKKGGYCGKPNNKIGILVEAKNGNFFRIDLPNKKL; encoded by the coding sequence ACTCAGTTTAAATGCCCAGATGGTAACGAATATTGCTTTAGTTGGGGTGAGAGATTTTTAATTTCAGAAGATAGCCTAGAAGAAGCTACTAGAAAGGAGAGTTGTAGAAATAACTTCAATCTTAAAGAAAACGGCACGAAAAGCTACGGTAAAGATACGCCAGCAGCTGAAGATCAATTCAGACAATATATTGATGGACAGAAGTGTCCAAACGATCCAGAAGCGCATATTTACTTAAATAACGCCAAAGCTCAGCGGAGCAAAAAACATCCTATTGAAATTGCTGTAAGTGTTCCAATTAGTAGAAGTAATTCTAAAGGTGTCTCTGAAGCACAAGAAACTTTGAGAGGTATTGCTCTAGCTCAGTATAAGGTGAATGATGAAGAGAATGGTATTGATGAAAGAAAACTAATAGTTGGCATTGCTGATGACGGCTTCAATAATGCTCAAGAGGTAGCCAAATTTTTAGTAGGAAGACCACCGATTTTGGGCGTAATTGGACACTCTACAAGTACTGCTACTGAAGCTGCTGGACCAATCTATCAAGAAAAGAAAGTTGTTGCTATTTCTCCTAGTAGTACTGCTGTTAACTCTGATCAGTCGAACGACAATCATTTCACTTCTAATGATTATTTATTTCGTACTGCTTCTAATGACAGCATTGCAGTAAAACAACTAGTCAAATACATTAGCAATCATACAAAAATCAAAAAGATAGCGATTGTTCATGACAATGACATATATAGTGAAAGTTATAAAAAGATATTTGAAAAACAATTTAAATTTCTGGGAAATGGCTATGAAGTTATCAATGAAAGCGGCAAAAGAAGCGACAAAGACTGCAATCTAAGCGACGATCACTTTGACGATGATTATTGTTTAGAAAAAGTAGGAAAACAAGCAGAAGCACTGCTACTAGCTCCAAGTTCTCCAAGAGCAAAGAACAGACTAGTTCTATCTATCCTCAGAAAGGCAACTCTACCTCTCTTTGGAGCAGATAGTATGTATAACTTAGAAGTTGCAAAAGCGCTTAACGATGCAAATAAGAGAATCATAGTTGCTGTTCCTTGGCATAGAAATAATCCTTGGTTCCCTTTACAACAAAAAGCCGATCAATACTTCGGTCAACATGCTATCAACTGGAATACGGCGATGGCGTATGATGCTACTTTAACTCTCGCTGAGGGTTTGCGAGGAGCGTCCAAAATTTGCTCAAATTGGATTAATTCCTTTAATAATGTGGATGACTGTCTCCGTAGCGAGCTAAAGAATGTATTGTCAAAGCCTGATTTTATTGTAGACGAGAGTACTGTTGAAGGAGGAATTATTCAGTTTGACAATTCTGGCGATCGCTGTGCTGAAGAAACAGACGAAAGTGCTAAAAAAGGCGGATACTGTGGAAAACCCAATAACAAGATCGGTATTTTAGTTGAAGCTAAAAATGGAAATTTTTTTCGCATTGATTTACCAAATAAAAAACTCTAA